TGTGTGTGAGTAATAGATAATACAGCTAGTTAGTATAACTTAGCTTTAGAAAAGAATAGAATAGATTACTGATAGGGAAGCATGATTTAGATATAGAAGTTTGAATCATAATAGATATAATAAACCTATTACTTGTATTATCATACAGGTAATAGGCTTTATTTTTACTTTGATAAAACTAAAGTTGGATTCTAAAGTTATGAAAAATCATAAATGTATTCTTCCGCCAAGGGGGTACTATCTCCCTACGACATCATTATTGTATCCTCAAGGCACGTGGAGACGGTTGTATCTTTGTCCCACAAAAATGCAGATAGTCATATTCACGTAAACATTGAGTTTGGTGAGGGTGATGGAAAAATTCCAGTGGATAAAATAGCTCAAAAAGCTGAAGATTATAGACCTAGTGAAAGAGTAACCTATAAAATGATACAAGAGTATATAGAAAACAAATATAACTTCAAAGTGCATACAGCTTATATTGCAGAAGTAAAAAGAGATTTAGGATTTCCGATGTATGATGCCCCAAATGCTGTAGAAGAATTAAAGCATGAACGAAAGCATCCAACACCTGAGAAAGTA
The nucleotide sequence above comes from Proteiniborus ethanoligenes. Encoded proteins:
- a CDS encoding RNA methyltransferase, with amino-acid sequence MSHKNADSHIHVNIEFGEGDGKIPVDKIAQKAEDYRPSERVTYKMIQEYIENKYNFKVHTAYIAEVKRDLGFPMYDAPNAVEELKHERKHPTPEKVEAIKDAFKYFKLIH